caaacatatgccacaaaaaataagtctcttagtcataacgtatccaaaacaatgaacaaaatctaaaaaaaagttattaaattcaccaactgatatatttttaggttatggatatggcgagaaaccaaacaccaattggttggctatgatatggttatggcgttagcgtaggggtaaggcaccattaatcgaatacattgatttccataaggtaggttcgatcagctgttttatctggttatggttttatggttataagtcaccaatAATTGCCcctttaacatgcaaatgcaacaacaatgtgaaatATGCATCACATTGTTGTtgaatttgcatgttaaatctctatccgtatctggttcatgtgtcaTTGGAACACTAGGATTTGAGCTAAGACCtcattaggctgcactacgcagcactgcactgcactacaatatattctttgcatgtattcttatgaggcaattcacacctagcgtcagcagcagtgcgcgacccggcacagcgcgacaaatttgatcaactaggtaaaaaagccgcgttgggaagtgtcgcgctgtgccgctaggtgtgaattgcctcataagaatacatgcaaagaattttgcaccatcttttttcaatctgggcaaaagaGTATGGAACTAtccttcctcatatcttgaggatAAGATGTCGTGCACCCATAGCCgcgacctttttcttttcctttcctcttcttcgcacaaaaattaaataattacagcttcaaaaactgtgtcgtccattttgcaaacaaaaataaacacaaacttttgccgcaatgtgtcgctcgattgccgctaATGTGAATTGcgtgtcgcgcagcgtaatgtgcgctTACCTTTGCAGTCAGCtgattagtaaaaaaaaaacaataaaaatctaAATATTTACAAATTGTATTGCTTTTcggttttgttaaatttttgtgttaaaatactgaagacaacaaattaattacGCCCAACAAGTATTTAACTTAATAAAGGCCCAAAGGGGCTTGTTTCGCGATActgtaaaaatttcaaattaagtaCTAAATTGTAAAAAATGGATCCTGACACGTTATCGCAGAGTGTGGACAAATCACAGATGCCACCTTTGCATCAAAAACGCGTTCTTGCCTTTATAaatcattttataataaattcgtGCACTTTTCTGAATGACTTTGCAATGAAATGTGAAAcaaaatttatagatttggaaAGAAAGATGCAAAAGGTGGAAGCAGCACTTACAATAATAGAAGCCaaggtaagcaaaaaaaaaatgtacaagtaGAACAAAACTAATGATTGTATAATTTAAATATAGCTGGCATCTGTGCCGGATGTAGTAGAGAATCTACCGCCAACCACTGCCAACACCAACATAACCGAAAATAATCCTAATGAAAAGACTGAAACCAAGACAGATGTCAAtgccgctgctgctgctgctgctgatagAACATCAACTGCGTATGAGTCAAAAGAGGATGCGCCACCTGAACCTGTAGGGGTACGCGCTTACGAAGATGTgcgttttaaaaaattctttaaaatggtGCAATTTGGTGTGCCAGCAGAGGcagttaaaataaaaatgcaaGCAGAAGGTATTGAACCAAGCATTCTAGAGTAAGTTATCTTGCTTGTTTAAGCATGTGCGTTGACAATGTGTGTATAAATCATCTATTTTTCTTGTAGTACTCCAAATTTGTTGTTGACAGATGGTGTCACCTCATAATTATGCCATGCATAGGTACTTAATGGTGCAACAAAACGGTTTCTTGCGCTCAGCCTTTATAAAAGCCCCGCGTTGTCAGCGACAATTGTgatattttggaaattttttatttgcttttgagTAGCCAATAAAAAAAGCTGACGTTATTATTGTAACAGCGTTTAACTCCCCTCAATGTAGCGGTACCGAAGTCATCTGACGAAAAGGCTTATAAAATagtataatattaatttaatcaTAACCCAAAGTTGTTTGGAAGTGCTATAAGAGTGGTAGCAATTTTCCTAAAATGAATTTTGGCAGATTTGATGCTTTGAAAACGTGCTCGCATTGGCTGGAGATCCTATAAACGCCATACATAATTTGGGGCTTCATGTGGAAGGTTTTGCTAAATgattttatgaaaataaaatattgacaatctattgttCACATCTATCAAATCAAACACATAAAAATTTCCACTGTGATATTTCACCACATTGGTAACTCGAGTATAAgcaacccagccagcattttttgaaaattttgatcaaaaaatattcaaatatcataccccaatatgattaaaaacgttcaaatttaaaagcacttTCTGTTCGataattaacgtatcgtcgggagaaaaatgtaccataaatgtgattattcttgaataatcatttatgattcatatttcgaaacgctttttgttcatatttgatatcattgtaaaattggtcTTTAATTTTGTTATagtaatatttgaatgtttttcacagtcattttctgatcatattcgtgaacatatttcaatcgttttgattgggatttttgaataatttttgaatgcgtttatcatacatttattgttcatatctcatacaaaataatatattacatagtaatcttatttcatcaggggaagaacgcatgcggaagtgagctattgaaCAAAActtaattcgcaaacaaactagaccaatatacacctgcgactacaacatccagcatcagctatgatcgtcaacatcttaaaatacgatatggtacgggatgttgaagccatatccaggtatatacatatgtgaagagagtttcacttacctggggttcaaatagtcaACCTTTGTATTTCCTAATGAtataatttgtattttctgggaagccgatggtggagaaatggttggggacatcttttgttAGTAGCAGTATATgtatacattatttcttgtcttgaagaataaaatttcaatatattttttctgaacttcatgaatgatgtgtgtatgtgaaaaaaataagatcttcaatgaaaagtaagagttttacaagtataaaattcattattcagtcaacaaagattgtcagaaaagattcagaaagctgaatgaaaaatgattaaactttttgatcacctaaagtaaacacaattgattcaaatatgattccaaaatgtgattgaaaaactatattcagttgttgatcatcaaaagtattcaaatttgataatttcttttgttcaattgtatgataactcatta
The DNA window shown above is from Eurosta solidaginis isolate ZX-2024a chromosome 2, ASM4086904v1, whole genome shotgun sequence and carries:
- the CCDC53 gene encoding WASH complex subunit 3; the protein is MDPDTLSQSVDKSQMPPLHQKRVLAFINHFIINSCTFLNDFAMKCETKFIDLERKMQKVEAALTIIEAKLASVPDVVENLPPTTANTNITENNPNEKTETKTDVNAAAAAAADRTSTAYESKEDAPPEPVGVRAYEDVRFKKFFKMVQFGVPAEAVKIKMQAEGIEPSILDTPNLLLTDGVTS